One region of Opitutaceae bacterium genomic DNA includes:
- a CDS encoding glycoside hydrolase: MKFPLIALLLLLVSTGFPEPVRIFLGEDDHTDFMWTADAQTYERVFVEMLDHHLALAAQTAGNEPPFRHRFNCDGNHWLWSYERSRPAADFEHLMARVKDGTISAPLNALVSCYGGQPTEAVLRGMYYSGRLERRFGLRFKLAVAMENQTFPLGLASLWAGAGADYSWRGVCGCASRMRNRELAHREHEIYWSAGIDGQRVLMKWHSFALPGGSKRSGGYAEAFDPVKAVEFLDKDPDFLKRYRAPGAAEPYRVRAAFGFGWDALDRKTGEPYAPNPKQYPFVDHFHRIAKAMSNAERQVIVSNEEDFFRDFESRYGGLLPTESVTHGNEWDLYSASLAETSAQVRRAVEGLRTAEAMATLVSLQRPDFLNGREAARDQAFQNLGLFWEHDWTADGPVTREARADWQRKLAADIAGYVDGLAADSTAALAELIAAPAGVQRFFVFNPLGWARTDIADLPYDGTPDVEVVEVASGESVLHQYVESAGSRKLRILARDLPAVGYKVFEVRPASPGRADRDSAATLEGRVFENSRVKLVLDADGAISSLIDKREPAVELAASIDGLKVNDLAANQSGGHGLVVENAGPVSVTVRLASDAARNHVTRVTLIRDSDRIAIANEITENFGDVRHWSFSFNLASPDVRTEELGAVIRLRKKSEGGDYADRNARCDYATLNHFADMTDGDNRRGVTLSNWDCAFMKPGRSTPDALDVKTAQLNVLAGGQVDGDQLGIRNQGGETHFLQRFALRPHQAYDGVAAMRFALEHQNPLIAGRVKGSPAAPMPETAFSLVSVSDSRVLLWAIKPAEEGISRGMVARFWNLADVPVTSTFDFGRNLVSMNRTTHLETDLDSVSLEAGKAPSAPFARQQLQTFRVQLRPGSLR; encoded by the coding sequence ATGAAATTCCCCCTGATCGCGCTCCTGCTGCTGCTCGTCTCCACGGGATTTCCCGAACCGGTTCGCATTTTTCTCGGTGAGGACGACCACACGGACTTCATGTGGACCGCTGATGCCCAGACGTACGAGCGCGTGTTTGTCGAGATGCTCGACCATCATCTCGCGCTTGCCGCGCAGACTGCGGGAAATGAGCCGCCGTTTCGCCACCGCTTCAATTGCGATGGCAACCATTGGTTGTGGAGCTATGAGCGAAGCCGGCCGGCCGCTGACTTCGAACACCTGATGGCCCGCGTTAAGGACGGCACGATCAGCGCGCCTCTCAACGCATTGGTTTCCTGCTATGGGGGCCAGCCGACCGAGGCGGTGCTGCGGGGCATGTATTATTCCGGGCGACTCGAGCGTCGCTTCGGATTGCGATTCAAGCTCGCGGTCGCGATGGAGAATCAGACGTTTCCCCTCGGCCTGGCTTCGCTCTGGGCGGGGGCTGGCGCGGACTACAGCTGGCGCGGCGTATGCGGGTGCGCGAGCCGGATGAGGAACCGGGAGCTGGCGCACCGCGAGCACGAGATCTACTGGAGCGCGGGAATCGACGGTCAGCGGGTGCTGATGAAATGGCACTCGTTCGCCCTTCCGGGAGGCAGCAAGCGCAGTGGCGGCTACGCGGAGGCGTTCGATCCGGTGAAGGCCGTGGAGTTTCTCGACAAGGATCCTGATTTTCTGAAGCGATACCGCGCTCCGGGGGCGGCTGAGCCCTATCGCGTGAGGGCTGCGTTCGGGTTTGGCTGGGATGCCCTCGATCGAAAAACCGGGGAGCCCTATGCGCCGAATCCGAAGCAGTACCCCTTTGTCGATCATTTCCACCGCATCGCGAAGGCCATGTCGAATGCTGAGCGACAGGTCATTGTCTCGAACGAGGAGGATTTTTTCAGGGACTTTGAGTCGCGCTACGGCGGGTTGCTTCCAACCGAATCCGTCACCCATGGAAACGAATGGGACCTCTACAGTGCGTCGCTCGCGGAAACCTCGGCCCAGGTGCGCCGTGCGGTCGAAGGCCTTCGCACCGCGGAGGCGATGGCGACGCTTGTGAGCCTGCAGCGTCCGGACTTTCTGAACGGCCGTGAGGCAGCGCGCGACCAGGCCTTTCAGAATCTCGGCCTTTTCTGGGAGCACGACTGGACGGCGGATGGACCCGTGACTCGGGAGGCTCGCGCGGATTGGCAGCGGAAACTCGCCGCCGACATCGCCGGCTACGTCGACGGCCTGGCTGCCGATTCGACCGCGGCGCTGGCGGAATTGATCGCCGCGCCGGCAGGCGTCCAGCGGTTCTTTGTCTTCAATCCGCTGGGGTGGGCGAGGACGGACATCGCGGACCTTCCGTATGACGGAACGCCTGACGTGGAGGTGGTCGAAGTCGCTTCCGGCGAAAGTGTGCTTCATCAATATGTCGAAAGCGCGGGAAGCAGGAAGCTTCGCATTCTCGCCCGCGATCTGCCGGCCGTCGGCTACAAGGTCTTTGAAGTGCGGCCGGCCAGCCCGGGTCGCGCGGATCGTGATTCGGCGGCAACGCTTGAGGGACGAGTATTCGAGAACTCCCGGGTCAAGCTTGTCCTCGACGCCGATGGCGCGATCTCCAGCCTGATCGACAAGCGCGAGCCTGCGGTTGAGCTTGCCGCCAGCATCGACGGATTGAAGGTCAATGACCTTGCGGCAAATCAATCCGGCGGACACGGCCTGGTGGTTGAGAACGCGGGGCCGGTTTCAGTCACTGTGCGACTGGCGAGCGATGCTGCGCGCAACCATGTCACCCGTGTGACGCTCATCCGGGACTCCGATCGCATCGCGATTGCCAATGAGATCACGGAAAACTTCGGTGATGTGCGCCACTGGTCGTTCAGCTTCAATCTTGCATCGCCGGATGTTCGCACGGAGGAGCTTGGTGCGGTGATCCGACTCAGGAAGAAGTCCGAGGGAGGCGACTATGCGGACCGCAATGCGCGCTGCGACTACGCCACGCTGAATCACTTTGCCGACATGACGGATGGCGACAACAGGCGCGGAGTCACGCTGTCGAACTGGGACTGTGCGTTCATGAAACCAGGCAGGAGCACGCCCGATGCGCTGGATGTGAAGACCGCGCAACTCAATGTGCTGGCGGGCGGGCAGGTCGATGGAGACCAGCTTGGCATACGCAATCAAGGTGGTGAGACGCATTTTCTTCAACGCTTTGCGCTGCGTCCGCATCAAGCCTACGATGGCGTCGCTGCCATGCGCTTTGCGCTCGAGCATCAGAATCCCCTGATCGCCGGACGTGTCAAAGGATCGCCGGCGGCTCCCATGCCCGAAACCGCCTTTTCGCTCGTTTCGGTCAGCGATTCCCGAGTGCTTCTCTGGGCTATCAAGCCGGCGGAAGAGGGCATCAGTCGTGGAATGGTCGCTCGGTTCTGGAATCTGGCCGACGTGCCCGTGACGAGCACCTTTGATTTTGGAAGGAATCTCGTTTCGATGAACCGCACGACCCATCTGGAAACCGATCTTGACTCTGTTTCCCTGGAGGCGGGGAAAGCACCGTCAGCACCGTTTGCGCGCCAGCAGCTTCAGACCTTCCGTGTCCAATTGCGCCCGGGAAGTTTGCGCTGA
- a CDS encoding exo-alpha-sialidase has protein sequence MTPAPFKTAAAPTQAARTRRHFRLLILASAILHLATTPSGAGSLPSPYDIDPSAAHPRNTEGSFITLKSGRILLNYSQFSGGAEDFDRAQIAEIHSDDQGETWSRPRVVVDTGTHRNVMSVSLLRLASGRIARFHAFKNSRLSDCHVVMSTSDDEGATWSPPRAIHDAPGYFVLNNDRVIQTHSGRLIVPMAFHRLKGSGDDWASWDSRGLALWYYSDDEGATWRESDNWWALPIASRSGLQEPGVVELNNGNIYSWSRTDRGMQYQYWSKDDGKSFGPPEPSPFVSPNSPLSIKRIPGTNTLVAVYNDHSGRVPKPASERQRAPLVISLSRDEARSWDSPRVIEGDLSGWYCYTAIHFTKDTVLLAYVAGNERIGRLSRLRIRRIPIEWLAAGQSEALDHAR, from the coding sequence ATGACGCCTGCCCCGTTCAAAACAGCCGCTGCCCCCACCCAGGCAGCCAGAACCCGACGGCATTTCCGACTTCTGATTCTGGCTTCAGCCATCCTCCACCTGGCTACGACACCGTCCGGAGCCGGAAGCCTGCCCTCTCCCTACGACATCGATCCGTCGGCAGCCCATCCGCGCAACACCGAGGGCAGTTTCATCACGTTGAAATCCGGGCGCATTCTGCTCAACTACTCCCAATTCTCCGGCGGGGCCGAGGACTTCGACCGTGCGCAGATTGCGGAGATCCATTCCGACGACCAGGGCGAAACCTGGAGCCGGCCCCGGGTGGTGGTGGATACGGGCACGCACAGGAACGTCATGAGCGTCTCCCTGCTCCGCCTCGCCAGCGGCAGAATCGCCCGCTTTCATGCATTCAAGAATTCGCGCCTCAGCGACTGCCATGTTGTCATGTCGACCAGCGATGATGAGGGCGCGACATGGTCGCCTCCGCGCGCCATTCACGACGCGCCCGGCTATTTTGTGCTGAACAATGACCGCGTGATTCAAACCCACAGCGGCCGGCTCATCGTGCCCATGGCGTTTCACCGGCTGAAGGGCTCCGGCGACGACTGGGCGTCCTGGGACTCCCGAGGTCTTGCTCTCTGGTACTACTCCGATGACGAGGGCGCAACATGGAGGGAATCCGACAACTGGTGGGCGCTGCCAATCGCGAGCAGATCGGGCCTCCAGGAGCCCGGTGTGGTCGAGTTGAACAACGGAAACATCTACTCTTGGTCGCGAACGGACCGCGGCATGCAGTACCAGTATTGGTCAAAGGACGACGGAAAATCGTTCGGTCCACCGGAGCCATCCCCGTTCGTCTCGCCCAACTCTCCCCTGAGCATCAAGCGCATTCCCGGCACAAACACGCTGGTTGCGGTCTACAACGACCATTCCGGCCGGGTGCCAAAGCCTGCCTCAGAGCGCCAACGGGCGCCGCTCGTCATCAGCCTCTCCCGCGATGAAGCCCGCTCCTGGGACAGCCCGCGTGTAATCGAGGGCGATCTGAGCGGCTGGTACTGCTACACGGCGATCCATTTCACGAAAGACACCGTGCTGCTCGCCTACGTCGCCGGAAATGAGCGGATCGGACGCCTCTCACGCCTGCGCATTCGCCGCATCCCGATTGAATGGCTGGCGGCAGGCCAGAGCGAAGCGCTTGATCACGCCCGCTGA
- a CDS encoding metal-sulfur cluster assembly factor — MNEPDEAAVMAALRTIPDPEFGINIVDLGLIYDVKCASGEVIVTMTLTTESCPAGSWIHEGAKTVVSGLPGVTSSQVNLVFEPHWSTAMLSADARKQLGLPPE, encoded by the coding sequence ATGAATGAACCTGACGAAGCCGCAGTGATGGCGGCCCTTCGCACGATTCCTGATCCCGAATTTGGAATCAACATCGTCGACCTTGGGCTGATCTATGATGTCAAGTGCGCGTCCGGAGAAGTGATCGTGACCATGACACTGACGACGGAGTCCTGTCCCGCTGGCAGTTGGATCCATGAAGGTGCGAAGACTGTCGTCAGCGGCCTGCCGGGCGTGACCAGTTCGCAGGTCAATCTTGTTTTTGAGCCGCACTGGTCGACCGCCATGCTGAGCGCCGATGCCAGAAAGCAGCTTGGGCTTCCGCCGGAGTGA
- a CDS encoding DUF2249 domain-containing protein gives MNTNTSPESTAGSPESADVFDVRIIPGREKHARIFQRWYDLPVGGSFVLLNDHDPVPLYYQFQAQCAGAFSWTYLQEGPEEFRVRITKTAAVTPPPPRQPGTVPAVASKGNTAAGDGLTLQVDARGLEPPEPLVRILAALESLPAGHQLRAWTDREPCHLFGEARQRGFSHDCRAQADGSWITMLKRA, from the coding sequence ATGAACACGAATACATCCCCTGAATCAACCGCGGGTTCACCCGAAAGCGCGGACGTCTTTGACGTGCGCATCATTCCCGGGCGTGAAAAGCACGCTCGCATATTCCAGCGCTGGTATGACCTTCCGGTCGGAGGCTCATTCGTGCTGCTCAACGACCATGATCCGGTGCCGCTCTACTATCAATTCCAGGCCCAGTGTGCCGGGGCATTTTCATGGACCTACCTGCAGGAGGGACCGGAGGAGTTTCGTGTGCGCATCACCAAGACCGCCGCCGTCACCCCGCCGCCCCCGCGCCAGCCGGGCACCGTGCCGGCGGTCGCATCCAAGGGCAACACGGCGGCCGGCGATGGCTTGACGCTGCAGGTCGATGCCCGCGGGCTCGAGCCCCCGGAGCCGTTGGTCAGGATCCTTGCGGCGCTGGAATCGCTGCCGGCGGGTCACCAGCTCCGCGCCTGGACCGACCGCGAGCCCTGCCATCTCTTTGGAGAGGCCCGTCAGCGTGGCTTCAGTCATGACTGCCGCGCCCAGGCGGATGGAAGCTGGATTACGATGCTCAAGCGCGCATAA
- a CDS encoding SCO family protein — MNVLRSRLSVMLLLGLAAAAQVSCSKAPADGSHRVTGVVREKLSATSLLIAHDEIPGFMAPMTMAFDLAYPEEGAKLKAGDRVRFRLQRDGENWVVDRFELLGRETPPTPAPAAAVARVRAGDAMPPVALRDERDRSLTLETLRGRYTLATFIFTRCPVPEFCPAMALKFAAIQSRIENEESVGSGAPGLRLLSITLDPEFDRPAQLAAYGKGVGANPAIWNFATGTSDEIAMLARRFSVFTERKGVLLDHTLCTALIGPDGRILEIWRGNGWKVDEVFSLLNAPPGHAR, encoded by the coding sequence ATGAACGTCCTGCGGAGCCGGTTGTCTGTCATGCTTCTGCTCGGCCTGGCGGCCGCGGCGCAGGTGTCATGCTCGAAGGCGCCGGCTGACGGATCCCACCGGGTGACGGGCGTTGTTCGGGAAAAGCTGTCCGCGACAAGCCTGTTGATAGCGCACGATGAAATCCCCGGCTTCATGGCTCCGATGACCATGGCCTTTGATCTGGCCTATCCTGAAGAGGGAGCGAAATTGAAGGCGGGCGATCGCGTGCGCTTCCGTCTGCAGCGCGACGGTGAAAACTGGGTGGTGGATCGCTTCGAACTGCTCGGCAGGGAGACGCCGCCGACACCCGCACCCGCGGCCGCGGTCGCACGAGTTCGAGCGGGCGATGCAATGCCGCCGGTCGCACTCCGTGACGAACGCGATCGATCCCTCACCCTTGAAACGCTTCGCGGTCGATACACGCTGGCCACCTTCATCTTCACCCGCTGCCCGGTGCCGGAGTTTTGCCCGGCCATGGCGTTGAAATTCGCCGCGATCCAGTCCCGGATTGAGAATGAAGAATCGGTCGGCAGCGGCGCACCCGGGCTGCGATTGCTGAGCATCACGCTCGATCCGGAGTTCGATCGTCCGGCACAACTCGCGGCCTATGGAAAAGGCGTCGGCGCCAACCCTGCGATCTGGAACTTTGCGACCGGCACGTCAGACGAGATTGCCATGCTGGCCCGCCGATTCTCGGTCTTCACCGAACGCAAGGGCGTGCTGCTCGACCACACGCTTTGCACGGCGCTGATCGGACCGGACGGGCGCATTCTCGAAATCTGGCGGGGAAACGGCTGGAAGGTCGACGAGGTTTTTTCACTGCTCAATGCGCCGCCGGGTCACGCCCGCTGA